A region of Allocoleopsis franciscana PCC 7113 DNA encodes the following proteins:
- a CDS encoding 2-succinylbenzoate--CoA ligase, translated as MEQPLGYLKQRINDDWLIDHDSHLLNTITEEFFQQLTQFSKGGIPPKLLIAEQNPLRFLAAFLAAVAAKCPVFLCNPNWVQQEWQQVFERVQPDLIFGQPMKLPITHYPLPITHYPSPNHIMIPTGGSSGKVRFAVHTWETLMASVQGFHQYFGNNCVNSFCVLPLYHVSGLMQFLRSLTTGGQLIITSFKQVEAGENFKINPTEFFISLVPTQLQRCLQSPALTDWLSRFQTVLLGGAPAWDSLLEQARQYNIPLAPTYGMTETASQVVTLKPKDFLTGNNSCGQVLPHAKVTIRSSTDERLGSNQIGMISIQSKSLSLGYYPIRMSEKWGQVKNLSNLNSDDLGFFDDQGYLHIVGRSSRKIITGGENVFPAEVEAAIQSTQLVNDVCVTAIPDLHWGEAVTAVYVPRSETISTTLLQATLKDKLSKYKQPKHWVPVASIPRNTQGKVDYEQLQNLVMTYPVFE; from the coding sequence ATGGAACAACCTTTAGGGTATCTCAAACAACGTATTAATGACGATTGGCTGATTGATCATGACAGCCACCTATTGAACACCATCACTGAAGAATTCTTCCAGCAATTAACTCAATTCTCGAAGGGAGGAATCCCACCCAAACTCCTGATAGCCGAACAAAATCCCCTGCGATTTCTTGCCGCTTTCCTCGCTGCGGTTGCGGCAAAGTGTCCCGTTTTTTTATGCAATCCCAACTGGGTACAACAGGAATGGCAACAAGTATTTGAAAGGGTTCAACCCGATTTAATTTTCGGACAACCCATGAAATTACCCATTACCCATTACCCATTACCCATTACCCATTACCCATCTCCCAATCACATCATGATTCCCACCGGAGGTTCCTCTGGAAAAGTCCGCTTTGCCGTTCACACTTGGGAAACGTTGATGGCATCGGTACAGGGATTTCACCAATATTTTGGCAACAATTGTGTGAATTCATTCTGTGTCTTGCCGTTATATCATGTCAGCGGATTGATGCAATTTTTGCGTTCATTAACGACAGGTGGACAGCTAATTATTACATCTTTCAAACAGGTGGAAGCGGGTGAGAATTTTAAGATTAATCCTACTGAATTTTTCATCTCTTTAGTCCCAACCCAGCTACAACGTTGTCTGCAAAGTCCTGCGTTAACCGATTGGTTATCTCGTTTCCAAACAGTTCTTTTAGGGGGTGCACCCGCTTGGGATTCACTGTTAGAACAGGCAAGACAATACAACATTCCTTTAGCCCCCACCTATGGGATGACAGAAACAGCCTCTCAAGTGGTTACGCTGAAGCCCAAAGATTTTCTCACGGGTAACAATAGTTGTGGTCAAGTTTTGCCTCATGCCAAGGTTACCATTCGCAGTTCTACTGATGAAAGATTGGGAAGCAACCAAATTGGGATGATTTCCATTCAATCCAAATCTCTATCCTTAGGTTATTATCCCATCAGGATGAGTGAGAAATGGGGACAGGTAAAGAATCTTTCAAATCTCAATTCGGATGATTTAGGATTTTTTGACGACCAGGGTTATTTACATATCGTCGGACGTAGTAGCCGTAAAATTATTACGGGCGGCGAAAATGTCTTCCCGGCTGAAGTGGAAGCCGCTATTCAATCGACACAATTAGTCAATGATGTTTGCGTAACGGCTATCCCCGATTTACATTGGGGTGAAGCGGTTACCGCTGTGTATGTTCCTCGCTCAGAAACAATTTCTACAACCTTGTTGCAAGCCACACTGAAAGATAAATTAAGTAAGTACAAGCAACCTAAACATTGGGTTCCCGTTGCCAGTATACCTCGCAATACTCAGGGGAAAGTAGACTACGAGCAACTTCAAAATTTAGTTATGACCTATCCGGTTTTTGAGTAA
- a CDS encoding adenylate/guanylate cyclase domain-containing protein: MNLRQKTLLLIGLTLAGLIGVLYASLSTIFGASFAELEERNVRQNVRRVQEAFFDEVETLNTTAADYAKWDDTYAFINQLNQDFVQANFLDENFVRLRLNMVLLFNNQGKQVVGKGFNLEQKKETPISDSLQKYLTPNSLLLKHSNPGSNITGIVLLPEGFLMIASHPILNSQGTGSIRGSLIMGSYLNDKRIEELAKRTQLSLRVYRVNDTQLPPDFQAARSALLDSSPKTQASQLNNQQIPIIIRPLSDEAIAGYTLLRDINKKPALLVRAEMPREIYQQGQVSLRYLIFSLLGVGIIFSVVALFLLEKMVLSRLANLSANVEQIGTSTDLSLRVFVTGKDELTTLGNTINSMLNALESSTQKVVAERERAERLLLNILPPSIAQRLGHNQDTIADSFEEATVLFADIVNFTNLSSHISPTELVSMLNEIFSRFDRLLERYGLEKIKTIGDSYMVVGGLPLIRPDHAEAVAEFALDMQQQIQEFNAERGQSFSMRIGINTGPVVAGVIGLKKFIYDLWGDTVNIASRMESHGIPGAIQVSSATYERLKDKYLFEERGTIDVKGKGEMTTYLLKNRIGHN, from the coding sequence ATGAACCTACGCCAGAAAACGCTGCTACTGATTGGTCTGACTCTTGCGGGTTTAATTGGAGTCCTTTACGCTAGCTTATCCACCATCTTTGGGGCTAGTTTTGCGGAACTAGAGGAACGAAACGTTCGCCAGAATGTGCGACGGGTACAGGAGGCTTTTTTCGATGAAGTTGAAACCTTAAACACCACCGCAGCGGATTATGCAAAGTGGGATGATACCTATGCCTTTATTAATCAGTTAAATCAGGACTTTGTTCAAGCCAATTTTTTAGATGAAAATTTTGTCCGCCTTCGACTCAACATGGTTCTCTTGTTTAACAACCAAGGAAAACAGGTTGTCGGCAAAGGTTTCAATCTAGAACAGAAGAAAGAAACTCCTATTTCAGATAGCTTGCAAAAATACCTAACTCCCAATAGCTTGTTATTAAAGCACTCAAATCCAGGGAGCAATATTACAGGTATTGTGCTTCTGCCCGAAGGTTTTTTGATGATTGCCTCCCATCCCATTCTTAATAGCCAGGGCACGGGTTCGATTCGCGGTTCCCTAATTATGGGAAGCTACCTCAACGACAAGAGAATCGAAGAATTAGCTAAACGGACTCAATTATCTTTGAGGGTATACCGAGTCAATGATACTCAGTTGCCACCTGATTTTCAAGCAGCGCGTTCTGCCCTTCTCGACTCTTCCCCGAAGACTCAAGCCTCACAACTGAACAATCAACAAATACCCATCATTATCCGACCCCTTAGTGATGAGGCGATCGCCGGCTACACCCTACTCCGAGATATTAATAAAAAGCCTGCTTTATTGGTGCGGGCAGAGATGCCCAGAGAAATTTACCAACAAGGACAAGTAAGCCTGCGTTATCTGATTTTTTCCCTTCTCGGCGTGGGTATTATCTTTAGTGTCGTCGCTTTATTCCTGTTAGAAAAAATGGTACTGTCTCGGTTGGCAAATCTCAGCGCCAATGTGGAACAAATCGGCACCAGTACTGACCTATCGCTGCGTGTATTCGTGACGGGTAAGGATGAATTAACGACGCTGGGAAACACCATTAATTCTATGTTGAATGCCTTGGAATCCTCCACCCAAAAAGTCGTAGCCGAACGGGAAAGAGCGGAGCGTCTGCTGCTGAATATTTTACCCCCATCGATTGCCCAGCGTTTGGGACACAATCAGGATACGATTGCCGATAGTTTTGAGGAAGCCACTGTTTTATTTGCCGATATCGTTAATTTCACGAATCTGTCCAGTCACATATCACCGACAGAACTCGTGAGTATGCTGAATGAAATTTTCTCTAGATTCGATCGCTTGTTAGAACGATATGGTTTAGAAAAAATCAAGACCATTGGCGATTCTTACATGGTTGTCGGTGGCTTGCCCTTGATTCGCCCCGATCATGCGGAGGCGGTTGCAGAATTTGCCTTAGATATGCAACAACAAATTCAGGAATTTAATGCGGAAAGAGGTCAATCATTCAGTATGCGAATTGGCATTAATACGGGGCCTGTTGTCGCTGGGGTAATTGGTCTGAAAAAATTTATTTACGACCTTTGGGGCGATACGGTGAATATAGCTAGTCGTATGGAATCTCACGGTATCCCAGGCGCTATTCAGGTTTCTAGTGCTACTTATGAGCGATTAAAGGATAAATATTTATTTGAAGAACGAGGCACTATTGATGTGAAAGGGAAGGGAGAGATGACCACGTATTTACTCAAAAACCGGATAGGTCATAACTAA
- a CDS encoding isochorismate synthase, translating to MPVTPYRTNLFQDRKELHQLLLTGKQQSLVKGCPQIVSISEEIEVLDPLAVLQAIAKPDQLQVYFEKASQREAIAAIDATLCLKTEGTNRFQKAQEFIQTTLDNLLPGGNLNLPFSGPHFFCSFTFFDKKQAVHSPFPAATIFLPRWQISCVQGSCVVVANVEINPQTNLQLLVERLCNQLRRISWYERRVSNVFEIAPHKIIKQAPKNAERFKSSVLSALESIRANQLRKIVLASAIDVLSPKPFNLVDSLDTLRKRHPDCYIFSSSNGKGQNFIGASPERLISIRQHQIEVDALAGSAPRGKTSTEDGAFAYQLLSSEKERREHQFVINFIVEQLSDLGLIPQMLPTPQLLKLSNIQHLWTPIQAQLLGDIHPLEIVAQLHPTPAVAGVPTKMAQEQIRRYETFDRTLYAAPLGWVDYQGNCEFIVGIRSALIESEKPARLFANAYRARLYAGAGIVAGSDPNKEFAEIQLKLQALLKALL from the coding sequence ATGCCAGTCACCCCCTATCGCACCAATCTCTTTCAAGACCGCAAAGAGCTGCATCAACTTCTCTTGACGGGAAAACAGCAGTCCCTGGTCAAAGGTTGTCCCCAGATTGTGAGTATCTCTGAAGAAATTGAAGTCCTCGATCCACTAGCGGTGCTTCAAGCGATCGCTAAACCTGACCAATTACAAGTGTATTTTGAGAAAGCCAGTCAACGAGAAGCGATCGCAGCCATTGATGCTACTCTTTGCCTGAAAACTGAAGGGACAAATCGTTTCCAAAAAGCACAAGAATTTATCCAAACAACACTGGATAATCTCCTCCCCGGTGGCAACCTTAACCTACCCTTTTCTGGTCCCCATTTCTTTTGTAGTTTCACCTTTTTTGACAAGAAGCAGGCCGTTCACTCTCCCTTCCCAGCCGCGACAATTTTCTTACCTCGCTGGCAAATTTCTTGTGTTCAGGGTAGCTGTGTTGTGGTTGCCAACGTTGAAATCAATCCTCAGACCAATCTGCAATTACTAGTAGAGCGCTTATGTAACCAGCTCAGACGAATTAGCTGGTACGAACGCAGAGTTTCAAATGTTTTTGAGATTGCTCCCCATAAAATAATTAAGCAAGCCCCTAAAAATGCAGAGCGCTTCAAATCATCCGTCTTGTCTGCATTAGAATCGATCCGAGCGAATCAATTGAGAAAAATTGTGCTGGCAAGCGCCATTGATGTCCTCTCCCCAAAGCCTTTTAATTTAGTTGATTCTTTGGATACCTTACGTAAACGTCATCCCGATTGTTACATCTTTTCCAGTAGTAACGGGAAAGGACAAAACTTTATTGGGGCAAGTCCCGAACGACTCATTAGTATTCGCCAACATCAGATAGAAGTCGATGCCTTGGCGGGTTCTGCACCACGAGGCAAGACAAGCACAGAGGATGGGGCTTTTGCTTATCAATTACTCAGTAGTGAGAAAGAGCGGCGGGAACATCAATTTGTGATTAATTTTATTGTCGAACAGCTATCCGACTTGGGTTTGATTCCCCAAATGTTACCCACCCCCCAACTCCTCAAACTTTCCAATATTCAACATTTGTGGACGCCGATTCAAGCTCAACTATTGGGAGATATTCATCCCTTAGAAATCGTTGCCCAACTGCATCCCACTCCAGCCGTCGCTGGGGTTCCCACTAAGATGGCTCAAGAACAAATTCGCCGCTACGAAACTTTTGATCGCACTCTCTATGCAGCACCTTTAGGCTGGGTGGATTATCAAGGGAATTGTGAATTTATTGTTGGCATCCGTTCGGCTTTAATTGAAAGCGAAAAACCAGCCAGACTGTTTGCCAATGCCTATCGCGCCAGACTATACGCGGGTGCGGGTATCGTCGCCGGTTCCGACCCTAACAAAGAATTCGCAGAAATTCAACTTAAATTACAGGCTCTTTTAAAAGCCTTGCTGTAA
- the cax gene encoding calcium/proton exchanger has translation MALKTLIPLLLLVFVPISLVAERLQWGEEAVFLTSVLAIIPLSIWLSTATEKVAVVTGPSVGGLVNALFGNATALIIALMALRQGLVDIVEASITGSILSALLLLLGLAMLAGGLRYKEQEFKPILAKVNGSSMTLAAIAIALPTMVIDTSNIVDATAIRNLSLVVSGILIVVYGLTLLFSLKTHSYLYDVGLSEEEMEENATFPESESSQNKSRFKLWLWIVVLLASTIAVAFESEMFVGVIESQTQRFGLTPLFTGVILLPLISDVAGYVIVVRLALKNQMDLTVSTATGDSLLVALFVAPVLIFVGQAMGQPIDLNFNTFEVIALAIAVMVTNIICFGGRSNWLDGTLLLATYLILGVAFYYHPA, from the coding sequence ATGGCACTCAAAACTCTTATTCCACTCCTCCTTTTGGTCTTTGTCCCGATTTCACTGGTAGCTGAGCGATTGCAGTGGGGCGAAGAAGCTGTTTTTCTAACCTCCGTACTCGCCATCATTCCTCTCTCGATTTGGCTGTCTACGGCAACCGAAAAGGTGGCGGTGGTTACGGGGCCGTCGGTGGGAGGCTTAGTGAATGCGCTATTTGGCAACGCAACAGCACTGATTATTGCCCTCATGGCGTTGCGTCAAGGACTCGTGGATATTGTGGAAGCGAGTATCACCGGTAGTATCCTGAGTGCGCTGCTTTTGTTGTTAGGTTTAGCGATGCTTGCTGGGGGTTTGCGCTACAAAGAGCAGGAGTTTAAGCCGATTTTGGCAAAGGTGAATGGTTCATCCATGACACTGGCAGCGATCGCCATTGCCCTGCCGACGATGGTGATTGATACCTCCAATATTGTTGATGCGACAGCGATTCGCAATCTCTCCCTCGTGGTTTCGGGGATACTCATTGTTGTCTATGGCTTGACGCTGCTATTTTCCCTCAAAACTCACAGCTACCTCTACGATGTCGGATTATCTGAAGAAGAGATGGAGGAGAATGCCACTTTTCCCGAATCAGAATCCTCACAAAACAAGAGTCGCTTTAAATTATGGCTGTGGATTGTTGTTCTGCTAGCTTCCACGATTGCTGTTGCTTTTGAATCCGAAATGTTTGTCGGTGTGATCGAATCTCAAACCCAGCGTTTTGGACTGACTCCTTTGTTTACCGGTGTGATTTTGCTGCCGTTGATTAGTGATGTGGCAGGGTATGTCATCGTCGTGAGGTTGGCGCTGAAAAATCAAATGGATTTAACCGTTTCGACGGCAACGGGTGATAGTTTACTGGTGGCTTTATTTGTTGCTCCGGTATTAATTTTTGTGGGTCAAGCGATGGGTCAACCGATTGACCTTAACTTCAATACCTTTGAAGTCATTGCTTTAGCGATCGCTGTGATGGTAACAAATATTATCTGTTTTGGTGGACGATCAAACTGGTTAGATGGCACTCTTTTGTTGGCAACTTACCTGATTCTGGGAGTGGCTTTTTACTATCATCCCGCTTAA
- a CDS encoding o-succinylbenzoate synthase, whose translation MKVERKSSEMLYQFDFRPYQRPFNRALSTHHGQWNVREGIILRLTHETGRIGWGEIAPIPWFGSETLKQAWDFCQQLPAKITVTDIFSIPPELPACQFGFESACVWGDGENIPTTKSQLPFSHLLPSGETVLQLWQIPWHQGSRTFKWKIGVASIEEELKVFRQLIQSLPTSAKLRLDANGGLTQKEAHQWLRVTDSARIVEFLEQPLPPAQFDTMLEMSTQYSTPIALDESVATLNQLEDCYQRGWRGIYIIKAAIAGSPRRLRQFCQQHEIDVVFSSVLESAIARQSALQLAAELSNPKRAVGFGVNHWFNEDDETWLKHLWNNL comes from the coding sequence ATGAAAGTAGAGAGAAAGTCAAGTGAGATGCTTTATCAGTTTGACTTTCGCCCTTACCAACGTCCTTTTAATCGTGCACTTTCTACCCATCACGGACAGTGGAATGTGCGCGAGGGAATTATTCTGCGCCTCACCCATGAAACTGGGCGAATCGGTTGGGGTGAGATTGCTCCAATTCCCTGGTTTGGTTCTGAAACTTTGAAACAAGCCTGGGATTTTTGTCAACAATTACCAGCGAAAATTACAGTAACCGATATTTTTTCCATCCCGCCTGAACTGCCGGCTTGTCAATTTGGCTTTGAGTCGGCGTGTGTATGGGGGGATGGAGAGAATATTCCCACTACCAAATCTCAACTCCCCTTCAGCCATCTTTTGCCCAGTGGGGAGACGGTGTTACAGTTATGGCAAATTCCTTGGCATCAGGGAAGTCGAACCTTTAAATGGAAAATTGGCGTTGCCTCCATTGAGGAAGAACTGAAAGTATTTCGTCAGTTAATTCAATCGCTACCGACATCGGCAAAGTTACGCTTGGATGCTAATGGGGGACTCACTCAAAAAGAAGCACATCAGTGGTTGAGGGTAACGGATTCGGCGAGAATCGTTGAGTTTCTGGAACAACCTTTACCTCCTGCACAATTCGACACGATGTTGGAGATGAGTACTCAATATTCGACACCGATTGCTTTAGATGAATCGGTGGCAACCCTTAACCAATTGGAAGATTGTTACCAGAGAGGATGGCGGGGGATTTATATTATTAAGGCGGCGATCGCAGGTTCTCCCAGACGCCTACGCCAATTCTGCCAACAACACGAAATTGATGTGGTTTTTTCATCGGTTTTGGAAAGTGCGATCGCCAGACAATCCGCCCTCCAACTAGCGGCTGAACTCTCGAACCCCAAGCGTGCGGTCGGTTTTGGGGTGAATCACTGGTTCAACGAAGACGATGAAACCTGGCTGAAGCATCTATGGAACAACCTTTAG
- the menA gene encoding 2-carboxy-1,4-naphthoquinone phytyltransferase produces the protein MTTSLVEQSNSKLWLAAIKPPMYTVAIIPIWVGTAVAYAETRNINGAIFSTFLMSAILIIAWLNCSNDVFDAETGIDKNKAHSLVNLTGNKPLIFALSNLFLAVGILGIVAIAWWQRDLTVIGLIFLCCALGYTYQGPPFRFGYQGLGEIICFVTFGPMAVAAAYYSQTQSWSINCFAASIVVGIATSIILFCSHFHQVEDDIAAGKRSPIVRLGTKRGSQVLWVFSVSVYALTGLFVLLGHFPIWTLFVFASLPVALKLCWHVHQHHDQPEKVSNSKFIAVGMHFWSGLLLSLGFVLTSG, from the coding sequence ATGACTACAAGTCTGGTTGAACAGTCAAACAGTAAATTATGGCTAGCGGCTATCAAGCCACCCATGTACACCGTTGCGATCATCCCGATTTGGGTAGGAACGGCTGTGGCTTATGCCGAAACTCGAAACATTAATGGGGCAATTTTTTCCACCTTTTTAATGTCAGCGATTTTGATTATTGCTTGGCTCAATTGCAGCAATGATGTATTTGATGCGGAAACGGGGATTGATAAAAATAAAGCCCATTCTTTGGTGAATTTAACGGGAAACAAGCCGCTCATTTTTGCATTGAGTAATTTATTTTTAGCCGTTGGTATCCTGGGCATTGTGGCGATCGCGTGGTGGCAGCGAGATTTAACTGTCATTGGCCTGATTTTTCTGTGTTGTGCGTTAGGGTACACCTACCAAGGGCCACCCTTTCGCTTCGGTTACCAGGGGTTAGGGGAAATTATTTGTTTTGTCACCTTTGGCCCCATGGCAGTGGCAGCAGCTTACTACTCCCAGACGCAAAGTTGGTCAATCAACTGTTTTGCGGCGTCGATTGTTGTGGGTATTGCGACGAGTATCATTTTATTTTGCTCCCATTTTCATCAGGTAGAAGATGACATTGCCGCCGGAAAGCGATCGCCAATTGTCCGTTTGGGTACAAAACGCGGTTCTCAAGTTTTATGGGTGTTTAGTGTTAGCGTCTATGCTTTGACGGGTTTGTTTGTCCTGTTGGGGCATTTCCCGATTTGGACGTTATTCGTATTTGCCAGTTTACCCGTTGCCCTGAAGTTATGTTGGCATGTCCATCAGCATCACGACCAACCGGAGAAGGTGAGTAATTCTAAATTTATTGCAGTAGGTATGCATTTTTGGAGTGGTTTGCTGTTGAGTTTAGGGTTTGTATTGACAAGTGGTTAA